One genomic segment of Bacteroides caccae includes these proteins:
- a CDS encoding TIGR01777 family oxidoreductase — protein MNIAMTGATGYIGKHLSSYLTEKGGHRVIPLGRSMFREGMSGLLIQTLAHCDVVINLAGAPINKRWTPEYKQELFNSRIVVTHRIVRALNAVKTKPKLMISASAVGYYPPEVEADEYTRTRGEGFLSDLCYAWEKEAKRCPEPTRLVITRFGVVLSPDGGAMQQMLRPLQATKVATAIGPGTQSFPWIALHDLCRAMEFFIGHEETQGVFNLVAPQQISHYDFTHEMGKAYQAWTTIVAPQRAFRIFYGEAASFLTAGQKVRPTRLLEAGFRFSVPNVERLFKGTDHTTVKTLDLKRYMGLWYEIARYENRFEHGLVDVTATYTLRPDGLIRVENRGCKRNSPYDICKTANGHAKIPDPAQPGKLKVSFFLNFYSDYYVLELDEENYNYALVGSSTDKYLWILSRTPQLPEDIKKKLVTAAERRGYDTNRLQWIEQF, from the coding sequence ATGAATATAGCAATGACCGGAGCTACCGGATATATAGGTAAACATCTTTCCAGCTATCTGACTGAAAAGGGCGGACATCGGGTGATTCCTCTGGGAAGGTCGATGTTTCGCGAAGGTATGTCCGGACTGTTGATTCAAACGCTGGCGCATTGCGATGTAGTCATTAATCTGGCAGGCGCACCTATCAACAAGCGTTGGACACCGGAATATAAACAGGAGCTTTTCAATAGCCGTATCGTCGTCACCCACCGCATCGTCCGTGCGCTGAATGCCGTCAAGACGAAACCGAAGCTGATGATTTCGGCTTCCGCCGTAGGTTATTACCCTCCCGAAGTGGAGGCGGACGAATACACCCGTACCCGTGGGGAAGGCTTCCTGTCTGACCTTTGCTATGCGTGGGAGAAAGAGGCGAAACGCTGTCCCGAACCTACACGGCTCGTCATTACCCGCTTTGGTGTCGTGCTCTCTCCCGACGGGGGAGCGATGCAGCAGATGTTACGCCCGTTGCAGGCTACGAAGGTGGCTACCGCTATCGGTCCCGGCACCCAGTCCTTCCCGTGGATAGCACTGCACGATCTTTGCCGTGCCATGGAGTTTTTTATCGGGCATGAGGAGACGCAAGGTGTGTTCAATCTGGTTGCCCCGCAACAGATCTCGCATTACGATTTTACTCACGAAATGGGTAAAGCCTATCAGGCATGGACGACGATTGTTGCTCCGCAACGTGCTTTCCGTATCTTCTATGGCGAGGCGGCTTCGTTTCTCACAGCCGGTCAGAAAGTCCGTCCCACACGTCTGCTGGAAGCCGGTTTCCGCTTTTCCGTCCCCAACGTGGAACGTCTTTTCAAAGGAACCGACCATACCACCGTCAAGACACTTGACCTGAAGCGATACATGGGACTTTGGTACGAGATTGCCCGTTACGAAAACCGTTTCGAGCATGGACTTGTCGATGTGACCGCCACTTACACGCTCCGTCCCGACGGCCTGATTCGTGTAGAGAACCGGGGATGCAAACGTAATTCCCCTTATGATATTTGCAAGACCGCCAACGGGCACGCCAAGATTCCCGACCCCGCGCAGCCGGGCAAACTGAAAGTCTCTTTCTTCCTCAACTTCTACTCGGACTATTACGTGCTCGAACTGGATGAGGAGAATTACAACTACGCCCTCGTAGGCAGTAGCACCGACAAATATCTCTGGATACTGAGCCGGACTCCGCAACTGCCGGAGGATATAAAGAAAAAACTCGTCACCGCCGCCGAACGCCGCGGATACGATACCAACCGGTTGCAATGGATTGAGCAATTCTAA
- a CDS encoding GNAT family N-acetyltransferase, giving the protein MEYEIIHQPEQNLFKTEVDGRTAFVQYRLLGDSLDIIHTIVPRPIEGRGIAATLVKAAYDYALANGMKPKATCSYAVRWLERHPELDKG; this is encoded by the coding sequence ATGGAGTACGAAATTATTCATCAGCCCGAACAGAATTTGTTCAAGACAGAAGTGGACGGCCGCACCGCCTTTGTACAATATCGCCTTTTAGGTGATTCGCTCGATATTATCCACACGATTGTACCCCGTCCCATAGAGGGGCGCGGAATAGCCGCCACATTGGTGAAAGCTGCCTATGACTATGCACTGGCCAACGGTATGAAGCCGAAAGCTACCTGCTCGTATGCGGTAAGGTGGTTGGAGCGCCACCCGGAACTGGATAAAGGATAA
- a CDS encoding PAS domain-containing hybrid sensor histidine kinase/response regulator, giving the protein MKQSNSLSSKDENMSSENGAAGLTQDQLLFTENIYASLPISIEVYDANGILRKINDKALKMYGVSDRTTVIGKVNLFNSPYMDKELKSKIQRGEDVTLEFEYDFDRINSDAYFCSQNKNSIIYEAQVVPVLDDKGTIIGHILLSNDVTSAKEIEFRTEESKKNLEMAMEAANMASWVYNVHKKTFSTLHGNALAKEEMSLEQMQSILHPQDRIQLMQLFAQLINKETQQVHTTLRFYNKEERQYRHYESRMRLSSEHRGKLLIVGTQLDVTDKVQMLKKTQDLTTKRELAMQVSNIVHWDFDVSTQKFESYNDPINDYAPNRLVTLKEFESVVHPDDRSTYFDAIQSMLSGENETVNFTCRMQTKYDETWQYCNVIGVPFEQDENGNTIRFTGFRQNISKLHRLNEELKERNYKMELTFKTVGMSYWDFDVTGRKFTAFNDPVNDYHPETPIDVDQYLSAAHPDDRELVRKYFEGMIEGKEQEFNFQYRSKTKWNKEWQTLIITGIQVERDKRGKIIRYTGIGFNNTKWEKMAQELKILKDKAELSDRLKSAFLANMSHEIRTPLNAIVGFSGLMVNCDDPEEKAEYMEIIESNNDLLLRLINDILDLSKIESGILERKREKFNLAKVSGELYTMIQPKITNPEVEFILGNSGPDCWIFLDRNRLKQVWMNFLTNAVKCTHSGHIKMGYSLENGGIKVYVEDSGVGIPYEVQNRVFGRFQKLNEFAQGTGLGLAISRAIIEGAGGEIGFTSTPGVGSTFWAWIPCDVSMQENIVPKATPQPAQAQETVSLNHSISLKGINGKDLQILIAEDNDSNYSLVKHILKEYQITRVVNGVEAVEKVRDEEFDIVLMDMKMPIMGGLEATRKIRELNPIIPIIALTANAFDADRVSAMEAGCNAFLTKPLKKEELLELFSFKL; this is encoded by the coding sequence ATGAAACAAAGCAATTCACTTTCTTCTAAGGATGAGAATATGTCTTCAGAAAATGGAGCGGCCGGATTGACACAAGACCAACTGCTGTTTACAGAAAACATCTACGCCAGTCTGCCAATAAGTATCGAAGTTTATGATGCTAATGGTATCCTACGTAAAATCAACGATAAGGCATTGAAAATGTATGGAGTCAGTGACCGTACAACAGTCATAGGTAAAGTCAATCTTTTTAACAGTCCTTATATGGACAAGGAATTAAAATCCAAGATACAGAGAGGTGAGGATGTCACTTTAGAATTTGAGTATGACTTCGACCGTATCAACAGCGATGCCTATTTCTGCAGCCAAAATAAAAACTCTATAATTTATGAAGCCCAAGTAGTTCCGGTATTAGACGATAAAGGTACTATCATCGGCCATATATTGCTTTCTAATGACGTGACCAGTGCCAAGGAAATAGAATTTCGCACGGAAGAAAGCAAGAAGAATCTGGAAATGGCTATGGAAGCTGCCAACATGGCTTCATGGGTATATAATGTGCATAAAAAGACATTCAGCACATTGCACGGAAACGCGCTAGCAAAAGAAGAAATGTCTTTGGAGCAGATGCAAAGTATCCTGCATCCGCAAGACCGTATACAGTTAATGCAACTGTTCGCTCAACTGATAAACAAGGAAACGCAACAGGTGCACACCACCCTGCGTTTTTATAACAAGGAAGAAAGGCAATACCGCCACTACGAAAGCCGGATGCGCTTATCTTCCGAACACCGTGGAAAGTTATTGATTGTCGGTACACAACTGGATGTAACGGATAAAGTGCAAATGTTGAAAAAGACACAAGACCTGACAACAAAGCGCGAGCTGGCCATGCAGGTGAGCAATATCGTACATTGGGACTTCGACGTATCCACACAGAAGTTCGAATCCTACAATGATCCGATCAACGACTACGCCCCCAACAGGCTTGTTACTCTCAAAGAATTTGAAAGTGTCGTACACCCTGACGACCGCTCTACCTATTTCGATGCCATCCAATCTATGTTGTCGGGCGAAAACGAAACCGTCAACTTCACTTGCCGCATGCAAACAAAATACGATGAAACCTGGCAATATTGCAATGTCATCGGCGTTCCTTTCGAACAGGACGAGAATGGAAACACCATACGCTTCACCGGCTTCCGACAGAATATCTCCAAGCTCCACCGCCTGAACGAGGAGCTTAAAGAGAGAAATTATAAAATGGAGCTTACGTTCAAGACCGTCGGTATGTCTTACTGGGATTTCGATGTGACAGGCCGGAAGTTCACCGCATTCAATGATCCCGTCAACGACTATCACCCTGAAACTCCGATTGATGTCGACCAATATTTGAGCGCTGCCCACCCGGACGACCGGGAACTTGTACGCAAATATTTCGAGGGAATGATAGAAGGAAAAGAGCAAGAATTCAATTTCCAGTACCGTTCCAAAACGAAATGGAATAAGGAATGGCAGACCTTAATCATCACCGGCATTCAAGTGGAAAGAGACAAAAGAGGAAAAATAATCCGTTACACAGGCATCGGCTTCAACAATACGAAGTGGGAGAAAATGGCACAAGAGCTAAAGATATTGAAAGACAAAGCCGAACTTTCCGACCGCCTCAAATCAGCCTTCCTGGCCAATATGAGCCATGAGATACGTACCCCGTTGAATGCCATTGTCGGTTTTTCCGGCCTCATGGTAAATTGTGACGACCCCGAAGAAAAGGCGGAATACATGGAGATTATCGAATCGAACAACGACCTGCTGTTACGGTTGATTAATGATATTCTCGACCTTTCCAAAATCGAGTCGGGCATCCTCGAACGCAAGAGGGAAAAGTTCAATCTGGCAAAAGTATCCGGTGAGCTTTATACAATGATCCAACCGAAGATCACTAATCCGGAGGTAGAGTTCATCCTCGGCAATTCCGGTCCGGATTGCTGGATATTCCTGGACAGGAACCGCCTCAAACAGGTCTGGATGAATTTCCTCACCAATGCTGTGAAATGTACGCATAGCGGACATATCAAAATGGGATACAGTCTCGAAAACGGAGGAATCAAGGTCTATGTCGAAGATTCGGGTGTCGGCATTCCGTATGAGGTGCAGAACAGGGTGTTCGGACGATTCCAGAAACTCAATGAATTTGCACAGGGAACAGGACTCGGATTAGCCATTTCGCGGGCAATTATCGAAGGCGCAGGAGGAGAAATAGGATTTACTTCCACGCCCGGTGTCGGTTCCACTTTCTGGGCATGGATTCCATGTGATGTAAGTATGCAGGAAAACATCGTTCCGAAAGCAACGCCACAACCAGCACAGGCACAAGAGACAGTTTCTTTGAACCACTCCATATCTTTAAAAGGTATAAACGGAAAAGACCTGCAAATACTGATTGCCGAAGATAACGACAGCAATTACTCGTTAGTGAAACATATCCTCAAGGAATACCAGATCACCCGTGTAGTGAACGGAGTGGAAGCGGTGGAAAAAGTACGCGATGAAGAGTTCGACATCGTCCTTATGGATATGAAAATGCCGATTATGGGAGGTTTGGAAGCAACACGGAAAATCAGGGAGCTGAATCCTATCATCCCCATTATCGCACTTACCGCCAATGCCTTCGACGCTGACAGGGTAAGCGCCATGGAAGCAGGTTGCAATGCATTTCTGACAAAGCCTTTGAAAAAAGAAGAACTACTTGAACTGTTCTCATTCAAGTTGTAA
- a CDS encoding zinc ribbon domain-containing protein: MEQKICQCCAMPIDESTFGTEADGSKNQDYCLYCYKNGHFTKDCTMDEMIELNLKYLDEFNKDSEVKYTIDEARATMKEFFPQLKRWKK; encoded by the coding sequence ATGGAACAGAAAATTTGCCAGTGTTGTGCCATGCCGATCGACGAATCTACATTCGGAACAGAAGCGGACGGTAGCAAAAACCAAGATTACTGCCTGTATTGCTACAAGAACGGGCATTTCACCAAAGACTGTACAATGGACGAAATGATCGAGCTTAACCTAAAGTATCTCGACGAGTTCAACAAAGATTCGGAAGTAAAGTACACGATCGATGAAGCACGCGCCACCATGAAAGAATTCTTTCCGCAATTGAAAAGGTGGAAGAAATAA
- a CDS encoding SDR family NAD(P)-dependent oxidoreductase: protein MKRAIIIGATSGIGQEVAKNLLREGWQIGIAGRRQPALEDFQRIAPEQIKIQSLDVTQADAAEKLNTLIRKLGGMDLFLLSSGIGFQNPELDIDIELNTARTNVEGFTRMVDTAFDYFKQHGGGHLAVISSIAGTKGLGIAPAYSATKRFQNTYIDALEQLSHLQKLNICFTDIRPGFVATALLGDGKHYPMLMKADKVGQAITRALNRKRRTVIIDGRYRVLVFFWRLIPRRLWKRLPVKNKS, encoded by the coding sequence ATGAAAAGAGCCATAATCATAGGAGCCACCTCCGGCATCGGACAAGAAGTAGCCAAAAATCTTTTGAGAGAAGGCTGGCAAATCGGAATAGCCGGCAGGCGTCAACCGGCACTCGAAGACTTCCAACGCATTGCACCGGAACAAATAAAGATCCAGTCACTGGACGTCACCCAGGCAGACGCTGCGGAAAAACTGAACACCCTTATCCGCAAACTAGGCGGCATGGACCTCTTCCTTCTCAGCTCCGGCATCGGTTTCCAGAACCCGGAACTGGATATCGACATAGAACTGAACACCGCACGTACCAACGTCGAAGGATTTACCCGCATGGTGGACACTGCCTTCGATTACTTCAAGCAGCATGGCGGCGGACACCTTGCCGTTATCAGTTCTATCGCAGGAACCAAAGGTTTGGGTATAGCTCCCGCCTACTCCGCCACGAAACGTTTCCAGAATACCTATATCGATGCTCTCGAACAACTCTCCCACCTGCAAAAACTAAATATCTGCTTCACCGATATCCGTCCCGGATTTGTTGCCACCGCCCTACTAGGTGACGGTAAACACTACCCGATGCTAATGAAAGCAGACAAAGTGGGGCAAGCCATTACCCGCGCCCTGAACCGCAAACGCCGGACGGTAATCATCGACGGACGTTACCGCGTGCTCGTTTTCTTCTGGCGACTGATCCCCCGCCGGTTATGGAAACGCCTGCCCGTAAAAAACAAAAGCTAA
- a CDS encoding nitrous oxide-stimulated promoter family protein, giving the protein MKKNRIALEKETVELMIRLYCRKKEKNTVLCPDCEELLRYAHARLDRCPFGEKKSSCKKCTVHCYKPVMRERMRQTMRFAGPRMIFYSPWAAIRHLLNL; this is encoded by the coding sequence ATGAAGAAAAACCGTATTGCACTCGAAAAGGAAACAGTAGAGCTGATGATACGCCTCTACTGTCGGAAAAAAGAAAAGAATACCGTTCTTTGCCCCGACTGCGAAGAACTGCTGCGCTATGCACACGCCCGTCTCGACCGTTGCCCGTTCGGTGAGAAAAAGAGTTCGTGCAAGAAATGTACCGTACACTGCTACAAACCTGTCATGCGTGAACGGATGCGGCAAACCATGCGCTTCGCCGGACCGAGAATGATATTCTACTCCCCTTGGGCCGCCATACGTCATTTACTAAACCTATAA
- a CDS encoding MATE family efflux transporter, which translates to MATSKEMTAGPALPLILKFTLPLLLGNLLQQTYSLVDAAIVGKFLGINALASVGASTSVVFLILGFCNGCCGGFGIPVAQKFGARDYSTMRSYISVSLKLSVVMSVTIAIVTSILCADILQMMRTPENIFEGAYAYLLVTFIGVPFTFFYNLLSSIIRALGDSKTPFWFLLLSTVLNIVLDLFCILVLGWGVAGAAIATVISQGLSAVLCYIYMYRKFDILQSTPKERRFQSKLAKTLLYIGVPMGLQFSITAIGSIMLQSANNALGTACVAAFTSAMRIKMFFICTFESLGIAMATYSGQNYGAGKPERIWLGIKASVLMMIIYAAFTFVLLMSGAKYFALIFVDPSETEILLDTELFLHISCMFFPVLGLLCVLRYTIQGVGFTNLAMFSGVAEMIARILVSLYAVPAFGFLAVCYGDPLAWIAADLFLVPAFIYVYKRLKKQVLTNASVTQAVA; encoded by the coding sequence ATGGCAACTTCTAAAGAGATGACGGCAGGGCCGGCATTACCGTTGATTTTAAAGTTTACACTGCCGCTTTTGCTTGGCAATCTGCTGCAACAAACGTACTCGCTTGTCGATGCGGCAATCGTTGGAAAGTTTCTGGGTATTAATGCGTTGGCTTCGGTAGGGGCCAGCACATCGGTGGTATTCCTTATCTTGGGGTTCTGCAACGGATGTTGCGGAGGGTTCGGTATTCCCGTGGCACAGAAGTTTGGAGCGAGGGATTATAGCACGATGCGCAGTTACATATCCGTCAGTCTGAAGCTCTCTGTGGTGATGTCTGTCACTATCGCTATTGTTACCAGTATCTTGTGTGCGGATATTCTTCAGATGATGCGTACACCGGAGAATATATTCGAAGGGGCGTATGCTTATCTGCTTGTCACGTTTATCGGGGTACCTTTTACTTTTTTCTATAATCTTCTTTCGAGCATTATCCGCGCGTTGGGGGACAGCAAGACGCCTTTCTGGTTTCTGCTCCTCTCTACGGTGTTGAACATTGTGCTCGATTTGTTTTGTATTTTGGTGCTCGGCTGGGGAGTGGCGGGAGCTGCCATTGCTACGGTTATCTCACAGGGACTTTCGGCTGTGCTCTGTTATATTTATATGTATCGTAAGTTTGACATTTTGCAGAGTACTCCGAAGGAACGGCGGTTCCAGTCGAAGCTGGCTAAGACGTTGCTTTATATCGGTGTGCCAATGGGATTGCAGTTTTCCATTACGGCTATCGGTAGTATCATGCTTCAGAGCGCAAACAATGCGTTGGGTACGGCTTGTGTGGCTGCCTTTACTTCGGCGATGCGTATCAAGATGTTCTTTATCTGTACGTTCGAGAGTCTGGGAATCGCTATGGCTACTTATAGCGGACAGAATTACGGTGCGGGCAAACCGGAACGTATCTGGCTGGGGATTAAGGCAAGCGTCTTAATGATGATTATCTATGCGGCGTTTACTTTCGTGCTCCTGATGTCGGGAGCTAAATACTTTGCCTTGATTTTTGTAGACCCCTCGGAAACGGAGATTTTACTGGATACGGAACTTTTCCTTCATATTTCCTGTATGTTCTTCCCTGTGCTTGGATTGTTGTGCGTCTTGCGTTATACCATTCAAGGAGTGGGTTTTACGAATCTTGCTATGTTTTCCGGAGTGGCGGAGATGATTGCCCGTATTCTCGTCAGCCTTTATGCGGTTCCTGCTTTCGGTTTTCTGGCTGTCTGCTACGGCGACCCGTTGGCTTGGATAGCTGCGGACTTGTTCCTTGTTCCTGCTTTTATCTATGTCTACAAGAGGTTGAAGAAGCAGGTGCTTACAAACGCTTCGGTTACGCAAGCGGTGGCATAG
- a CDS encoding fimbrillin family protein: MSIKFRITKYLAVSALAMLLLGACSKNNIYIDLADPNEENGNGHPSGNDSGNDNGNPSKEGTLVTFSASVEGRNITRAMSPMGKGLQSWLCAYLSNTSNIITGDPIAEGTYITSSPGVLAGNNGYKMYLSNNIYNFYAVSCNSKNPAPTFTNGISAPLSNGVDYLWWHATHQDVTNSQINIPITYQHAATQIVVALSGGANITLNKIISASITPPKPGAVMDLSTGIITSETTYDKAAIMGINDFTVQYTMLPVKSSLPMTLTLELLVNGESFSRTYTTPLTPPNSLLAAGNSYLFRAIIDENSLTFANVSVKEWTEVDESGNPLYPIQD; the protein is encoded by the coding sequence ATGAGTATTAAATTTCGAATTACAAAGTACCTGGCTGTATCTGCATTAGCCATGCTGCTATTAGGAGCCTGCTCCAAAAACAACATTTATATCGACCTCGCCGATCCTAACGAAGAAAACGGTAATGGCCACCCGTCCGGCAATGACAGTGGCAACGACAACGGCAATCCTTCCAAAGAGGGTACTTTAGTTACTTTCAGCGCATCCGTAGAAGGAAGAAACATCACCCGCGCCATGTCGCCTATGGGCAAGGGATTACAAAGTTGGTTGTGTGCTTACCTGTCCAATACCTCGAACATAATCACCGGAGATCCTATTGCCGAAGGTACATACATCACCTCCTCTCCCGGCGTACTGGCAGGCAACAACGGATATAAAATGTATCTTAGCAACAACATCTATAATTTCTATGCCGTTTCCTGCAATTCCAAGAATCCCGCCCCGACCTTTACCAACGGGATATCCGCCCCTTTATCCAATGGAGTAGACTATCTCTGGTGGCACGCTACGCACCAAGACGTGACAAACTCCCAGATCAACATTCCGATCACATACCAGCACGCAGCTACGCAAATAGTAGTCGCCTTGTCGGGAGGTGCCAATATAACTCTCAACAAGATTATCTCCGCCTCTATCACTCCGCCGAAACCGGGCGCAGTCATGGATTTGTCTACCGGAATCATCACTTCGGAAACAACTTATGACAAGGCCGCTATCATGGGAATCAATGACTTTACCGTACAATATACCATGTTGCCTGTGAAAAGTTCCTTACCCATGACTTTAACACTGGAATTACTGGTCAACGGAGAAAGTTTCTCACGCACCTACACCACTCCGCTTACTCCCCCCAACAGTCTGCTAGCGGCAGGAAACTCATATCTTTTCCGGGCGATCATTGACGAAAACTCCTTAACATTCGCCAATGTAAGCGTAAAAGAATGGACTGAAGTAGACGAAAGCGGCAACCCGCTATATCCGATACAAGACTAA
- a CDS encoding RluA family pseudouridine synthase produces the protein MIHFFKKSVSHIALPEKFTYPFHYTPHPLCVLAAEEVKEYISSRKEWQEELTLGKMFGVLIVQETGKRTRKGKEKETGESTDKDEEGGIGYLAAFSGNLAGKNLHTYFVPPVYDLLQPQGFFKIEEEQISAINIRINELENSRPYLDAKERWKKETEQAKAELSQAKAELKAAKEAREIRRQSSPGLSEEEQAVLIRESQYQKAEYKRKEKEWKKRLEELETEVNRFKTDIESLKTERKERSAALQQKLFGQFRMLNAKGEVKDLCTIFEQTVQKVPPGGAGECALPKLLQYAYLHQLKPLAMAEFWWGDSPKNEIRRHGYYYPSCKGKCEPILQHMLQGLEVDENPLLSNTHKDTELEIVFEDEWLVVVNKPSGMLSVPGKEEDMDSVYHRLKEKYPDATGPMIVHRLDMATSGLLLVAKTKEVHQHLQAQFENRSIKKRYIALLDGCITETEETTNQTTGNTRKTEKVRATEVISTTGKVGRIELPLCPNPLDRPCQSVDEEHGKEAITEYQIITNSEKHTRIAFCPLTGRTHQLRVHAAHPKGLNCPILGDELYGKKADRLYLHAEYIEFRHPIYGDIICIQKEPDF, from the coding sequence ATGATACATTTTTTCAAGAAGAGCGTTTCTCATATTGCGCTACCGGAGAAATTCACTTATCCTTTCCACTATACGCCGCATCCGTTGTGCGTATTAGCGGCGGAAGAAGTGAAAGAGTATATTTCAAGCCGGAAGGAATGGCAGGAAGAATTGACGCTTGGAAAGATGTTCGGGGTATTGATTGTACAAGAGACAGGAAAAAGGACAAGAAAAGGGAAGGAAAAAGAAACGGGAGAAAGTACCGATAAAGACGAAGAAGGCGGAATCGGTTACCTGGCAGCCTTTTCCGGCAATCTGGCAGGGAAGAATCTGCATACTTATTTTGTTCCTCCTGTTTATGACTTGCTCCAACCACAAGGATTCTTCAAAATAGAGGAAGAACAGATCTCCGCTATCAATATCCGCATCAATGAATTAGAAAACAGCCGTCCCTATCTGGATGCAAAAGAAAGGTGGAAGAAAGAAACGGAACAGGCCAAAGCGGAGTTGAGTCAAGCCAAAGCAGAGTTAAAAGCCGCAAAGGAAGCCAGAGAAATCCGCCGTCAGTCCTCGCCCGGACTTTCCGAAGAAGAACAAGCCGTCTTGATTCGGGAAAGTCAATATCAAAAAGCTGAATACAAACGGAAAGAGAAGGAATGGAAAAAACGGTTGGAAGAACTTGAAACCGAAGTTAACCGTTTCAAGACGGACATAGAAAGCCTGAAAACAGAACGGAAAGAACGTTCGGCGGCTTTGCAACAAAAGTTATTCGGGCAGTTCCGGATGTTGAACGCGAAAGGAGAAGTGAAAGACTTATGTACTATTTTTGAGCAGACTGTTCAGAAAGTACCTCCCGGCGGTGCGGGTGAATGTGCATTACCCAAGCTACTGCAATATGCTTATCTTCATCAACTAAAGCCATTGGCAATGGCTGAATTTTGGTGGGGGGACTCTCCCAAAAACGAAATCCGGCGTCATGGATATTACTATCCTTCCTGTAAAGGGAAGTGCGAGCCGATTCTACAACATATGTTACAGGGACTGGAGGTAGACGAAAATCCGCTATTAAGCAATACGCATAAAGACACGGAACTGGAAATCGTGTTTGAGGATGAATGGCTGGTGGTAGTCAACAAACCGTCCGGAATGTTATCCGTGCCGGGAAAGGAGGAGGATATGGATTCCGTTTATCACCGCCTGAAAGAAAAGTATCCGGACGCAACCGGACCGATGATCGTACACCGACTCGATATGGCGACTTCGGGGTTACTGCTTGTTGCCAAGACAAAAGAAGTACATCAACATTTACAGGCGCAATTTGAGAACAGAAGTATAAAAAAACGATATATCGCCTTACTGGACGGGTGCATAACAGAAACCGAAGAAACAACAAATCAAACAACAGGAAACACAAGAAAAACAGAAAAGGTAAGAGCAACAGAAGTAATAAGTACAACCGGAAAGGTAGGAAGAATCGAACTCCCTCTCTGTCCGAACCCTCTCGACCGACCGTGCCAGAGCGTTGACGAAGAACATGGGAAGGAAGCTATCACAGAGTATCAGATCATCACAAACTCAGAGAAACATACCCGTATCGCTTTCTGCCCGTTGACCGGACGCACTCATCAACTACGTGTACACGCCGCCCACCCGAAAGGTCTGAATTGCCCCATTCTAGGCGACGAGCTCTACGGAAAGAAAGCAGACAGGCTATATCTTCATGCCGAATACATAGAATTCCGTCACCCCATTTACGGAGACATCATCTGCATACAGAAAGAGCCTGATTTTTAA
- a CDS encoding SGNH/GDSL hydrolase family protein — translation MDKIEEKPKLAFVGNSHIAFWALNIYFPQWECLNYGVPGEGLAYVEAFDVDTSDCRVVIQFGSNDIYQLNDENVDGYVERYVKAVLAVPSRQTYLFCIFPRNDYDDYSTSVNKFICMLNQKIHRKLEGTDIIYLDVFDRLLQDGRLNPELTIDDLHLNGKGYSILSEALRRTLEQPLKQAPDL, via the coding sequence ATGGATAAGATAGAGGAAAAACCGAAACTAGCTTTTGTAGGCAACAGTCATATAGCGTTCTGGGCATTGAATATCTATTTTCCGCAATGGGAATGCCTGAACTATGGTGTGCCCGGTGAGGGATTGGCTTATGTCGAAGCGTTTGATGTGGACACATCGGATTGCCGGGTAGTTATTCAGTTCGGAAGTAATGACATCTATCAGTTGAACGATGAAAATGTGGACGGCTATGTAGAACGGTATGTAAAAGCAGTGTTGGCTGTTCCTTCCCGGCAGACTTACTTATTCTGTATCTTCCCACGCAATGATTACGATGATTACAGTACGTCGGTGAATAAATTCATCTGTATGCTTAATCAGAAAATACACAGGAAACTGGAGGGAACGGACATTATCTATCTGGATGTGTTCGACCGTTTATTGCAGGACGGAAGGCTGAATCCCGAACTCACTATTGACGATCTGCATCTGAACGGAAAAGGGTACAGTATCTTGTCGGAAGCCTTGAGGCGAACCTTGGAACAACCTTTGAAACAAGCCCCTGATTTGTAA